CTGTCATCTGTGGCTCAGCCGCTCCCCTCAGACCCTACGGCCTCCTCACATCGACTTTTATTCTCCAGCGGCGCTAATTAGAACTCCACGTTGCCATTCTGGATTGAATCCGGAATCTCGTTGAAGCAGGGATTACTACTTGTACGGTCGGTCTGGTGAAGTTGCAGCGGAACACCCAACCTGGCAACCCTGCTCATTACACATTAGCCGAGGCTTAGAGGGGGATATGTCCGTCAGCGGTGAACTGTACATACACGGCAAACTTCCCACGGTTTGGCTTTTTATACAGACATGCAAAAAGAGATTTGGGTGTTATGCTCCACATCTAACACCCTCAGTAATTATCCAGTGTTGACACGATGACACCCATGTGCGGGTAAAACGTGGCATTTCCGTCCGCTCCGCCCGGGGACATGTGGAAGTGAGGGGTCGGACATAAGGCGAAGAGATAGGATGCACTGCCCTCCTTCCTCAGAGGCAGACTGACTCAAGCCTGACCCTTTCAGTTGAGTcatgagaggaaaaacaagataTTCACCACAGGGGACACACTTAGACAAAGTCAAAGCCTCCAACTCTGTACTAACTTTGCGAAAATCGTCTTTTCTTGAAGGAAGAGTTTATGGTCCACTCATGGTCAAAAGTCTTAAACATTTTGTGCCTTGTTGTCTCTACCGAGGAGGTTCTGCTCTCACCTCggtccattcgtttgtttgtaAGCACGATTccgcaaaaaactactggacagatttcttGGAACCTGGGGGAGGGATGTGATATGGGTGagaaaagaacccattaaatgtcTGGGGTCGAATCGAAGAATTccttttatcactttctttgacattgcgaAATCAGGCATTTTTCTAAAttgtccttgatttctcagagaataattcatggatcttgatggaaaaaaaaatctggcacatttaggggactgatatttacgcatgtgggcaatttggtgcaaaatCTGGATCAGGTGAGGCCCAGTTTCCTCAGGAGACTTGATacgttgatgtgttttcagttggTACAGGAATGAATTCTAACAACTCTTCATTGTAAATCTGTTACTTCAgaatttcatcatttaaatttcttcccttcctctctcgttgcgtgtgtgtgtgtgtgtgtttcatattcCAGGTCAGGGCCAGTGCCATCGCTCAAGACCAGGACCAGAGTTATGACTATGCCAGCAACAGTGTCATCCTTCATTTGGATGCAGGCGATGAGGTTTTCATAAAACTGGACGGTGGCAAAGCTCACGGtggcaacagcaacaaatatAGCACCTTCTCAGGGTTCATCCTCTACGCCGACTGAGGGCCGGACAGGACGTGGGCTCAGAGGTGAAAGGTCACAGCCAGAAAACACTCAGTCCCTGACTTTCACTCGGCTCCCACAGAGAGGTTCATGTTGCCCATAGCCACTGATTCATGATcagattctttcttttctcgTTTTTAAGGTCAGGACTGACACCaaggctgtgtgtctgtggctatCGGTAACTGTCTACCTCCTCATCCATACGTTCTGTTGTACGCAGTTGTGCCTacatgctgctgctcagagcGGACGCCAGCAACGTAACGGTGTCAGTCACTGCCATGAGTCATGCTGAGGTGCCATAACAGTTCTGACAGCGCCGATGCTTCACCTCATTTTTGAGCTGTCATTTCACATCCCAGTCTGGAGATCCAACAGtcacggcggcggcggcgtttGTAAATGTGCTGTTCAGATTTATGTTGCGattgcgttgtgtgtgtgtgataagatGTCGTGCTTCAAAGACTGAGGTAGaggtattttttgtttgtcgAATATGGAAAACGCCACAATGAGATTACGATTGTGTTGAATGGCAGTGACAGTGTCACGGGATGTGTTGTGTCTCAGTGTGATGATCTGAAAAATAACATCATATAAATCGTGTAAATCTGATATGATATCTTGTCGTCTGAACAAAGTCAAAGTGGTGTCAGTGCACATGCATTTTATTGTGTCTATTTAAACGATATAGCTGTTGATAGATAGTTGTGCTATTATATCATGTCATGTTATCAGTGTGCTGATTTGAGAAttagattatttatttgattcatGCATGCAACATGTGTTCAAATGTTCTGTATGTTTCAACAAATGACGAATCGAGCTgcagtgatttaaaacaaacatttcaatatcTAATGTGGGTTTAAAGAGCATCTGTTGCTGTTGCTTTTACTCTTAATGGCCAtgacttttcattaaaaatggGCTTTTTGCATTTCCTCACAGATCAACTGGTTAATGTCGCTTCATTTTCCAGAGAAACCAGCCTTCAGTTGTGCGAATGTTACACACGAGAGCAGCAATCAACACTGAGATGATCACTGCGAGGAGGTGGGGGATACAGCTGGAGTAAATGCCAAATGAAGCAGGAGATCATTTTGTTTCAAAATCAAAGCagagatgtgtgttttcatccctgtgatgtgtgtgaaGATGCTGAGATACGGAGGCAGGAAGTCAGAGGGGGAACGGGTGTTAGAACATATCATGACAAAGCTCAGATCAGCAGCGAGAAGTCATCCAGGGCGAATTAGGCTCCGCTGCGACTGTGACAGACAAGAACACGGCTTCCGGGCCTAAACTGTGAAAACCAATATGTGTACTGTGTTTTCTTAAGAGCTCACTTTGATTTCATGACATTCTTTCGGACGTAATTGGCCTTCGACGTGGGCCGTGGAGGGTCCGTCTCTTACATGGTCTGAAACGCAGAGTTAACAGTTCAAGAAGAAGAGTTTCGAGGGTGTGAAGAGATGTAAATATGGGACCATGTCGAAATGAACAATTACTCAGTCGCTGATGCTTCTAAAGCTGAATGTCAGCTCACTGTTTCCTGTCATAATGATTGAATCTCACTTGAATCCAGTAATTTGTTGTAAGCTGTAAATCAGCGTGACACTTGATTCAAGAGACAAGAGACTGGATCGCCTTGCTGTGCTGTGTCAGAGCATCTTGTTTGTTCAGCTCCTCTTCGTGGTTAGACGCCCTCTGGTCTAAACTCAGAGCCTGTCTTAAGACAAGGAAATTCCTCCAGACACAATTAAGAGTGAGGGTCCGTGCCTAAGCAGAGGTCAGCCGAGCCAGGGGGCAGCTGAACACTAGCACAGACTGTTTTCTGCTTGCAGGACGTATGAGCACATCGTCAAATTAGAGACTTCATGTCACGACGTCAAAGACAAACGCCTCGGGACGGCGAGAAACAGCTTTCACTGCTGAAACCACTGAAAGTGAACGCTGCCCGGGCGTCTGCAACATCTGTAGCCTAGTTTTACCGAAGTCCTCAAGGAGAAACGCAAACTCTTAATCTTTTAGATGCAACCTATTCACTTTATTTAGAAAACTTAGAGACCATAAAGATAAAAGGATCAACAGCCCTTGCTgtttcaaaatgaataaatgggagtgaaataaaaatgcaccTGAATTCATAGGTAGGCAGgttttttgtgccttttttccTATAGTCCCCtcgtgaaaccacattttaattctttcgatttttatttggatctgcaccaaattccataCACGCTGATTTTttcaagaaccatgaattattctcagagaaatctatgaaaatgttaacgaaattgaaaaaaaaatcctggatccaccccctgatagggatccacaccaaaatttccTGGGTTCTTCTTTGAGTCATGTCCCACCCCTTTAAACAATTTCAAGGAAAtttgttcagtggtttttgcagaatcctacgaacaataaaacaaacaaaacaccttatctcacaatgttaaagggaaaaagagaaatactcctggatctgccccctgatcagaatccacaccaaaatttaagGGGTTCCTTCCTGAccaccaagttttatggaaatcggTTTGGTGGTTTTATTGTGTAATCTAgctcacaaacaagcaaacatacAAAAACCTAAACTTGGCCGAGATAATTAACTTCTGTCAAACTATCCTGTTAGTAAATAACGTAATGCTGCTCAGATAAAACGAGTCTTCCTATTTTTGGAGTCGTTTATCAAGGTCAGAGTCTCACTGGCATCAGAGGCATAAGCCCCCTAAAGAAACACAAGCCTGTGTAAAAACTCTCTTGGCAGACACCATCTTTGCCTCATTCCTGTAAAACTGGGTGATCCTCGCTCAAACTATTGTGCTTGTGTAAGCAACAcaaaccccctcctcctctgctgtgttttattttttatttttgatggtGACTTTAGCGGAACAACCCACCCAACAGGACACTCACTCTGGGGGCTGGATGCTAATTCCTGATGAAACAGCACGAGGCCGAACGAGGCGTTTGAACGTTTGACTCTCGCTTCATCTCACGTCCTCCCCAAACTTTAAGCAGATCCAGGGTTTGGAGATAAGTATTCCCCTGAGACGTGCTATAAGCCGCTTTTTGTTGACGTAAGCTTCGTCTCTTGGACGCGGCTGAGGAGATGATTTGAAATGTTCTGCTTTGCCGTTTTTTTCATCGCGTCTAAGTAGAGGGATTTGAAAGATTATGTCTCTATTGCAgacttgttttaatttaaggtATCTCCGGCGTGTGCAAACGTAACTGAGGGAAATGTTTTTGATTCATTCACTCCCACCCACTCCCTATCAGCGCACCGAGATGGCTTCAGCTTGACATTTGCTGGGGCCAATTGGTGAGGCGTTCGGCTTATCAGGCTGCTGCAGAGCGCGCGTGTGTGTCGGCGggtccacgtgtgtgtgtgtgtgtgtgtgtgtgagtgcttcGGTCAGCGTGCACGTGTGTCCATGCATCCGTCTGCAGTCTCCATTAGACAGGAGAATGCCCGGGCTTGGAAAGAGAACCTCCTCTGAAATGTCTGGAAGTGACGTTAATGAGCCCCTGGTGTTGTTATCGTGAGCATCTTCACTCAACGGGGGGAGATCCAAATTAGAGATAGATGCTTTAACCGTCGAGCTAAATTGCCCGTCATGCTCATGCAGGCTTCCTCCCACTAAATACACAGCCACCTGCCCACATGCACATAGTGTTTTACTGGAGTGCAGCTGAGAAGAAAAAGACGACAAaaactgcacaacaacacatatCCTATTGTGGTATTCTTATATTTCAACATGGCACAAGCACAtagtgacaaaataaaagaaaacatgactaAGATTACTAACACTACCTCAGAACTGATTTTAAGATACTTTAAATAAGATTTAAGGCCCAAGTGCATCACCACAAAGTTAATGCGTGGTCGCAACTTGACGTCCTTATCCAGGAATTTACTCGCCGCCACACGATCTACAGTCTGAGGACCAAGGGAGGAACAAACTCCCCCTGGAGATCAGACTGTCTGACTCCTTATCCtcttaaaaacatatttttataaatgtgcttTGACTGGGCTTGTCTGAACTTTCAATCAAGTAATgccactgtgtgttttcctaTTTGTGTTTTGCGCTTCAGGACGTTTGGAGCTGATGTGAGTGTCTTTAGTTTTTCAAGTATCTGGTCATAAACCTAAGCTTTGGGCAAATCAAATGAATATCTGTGCAAACTTTTGCACCGATGCTTCCGGTCTGTGTGAAGCTGTGGAGTCAGTGACCGGCCGCCATCCGTTCCGCCGCGCCGCGAGCGTGGCTAAATATCGGTGTCTCCTCGCCGCCGTCTGTCTGTCAATAACAGCTGACATTGAACAGAATCCTGCCAGCTGCTCTGCCAACCTCCTCCGACCTGTTATCTAAAGGGTCAGCGCAAAGCCCGTGTATCACCTTGgatgttaaaaataaacagtgttATGTGTCCACTAGAGCTGCAGCCTTCTGGCTacaatctgaaacacagcaTATACATATAAACTCTCTTTACACTGTATTTCATATCAAGTTTGCTAAGTTGTCAGAATCCTTTTTTTTGGAGTGAGGAGTGGCTAAAAGGTCATTAATCTGTGGTCGATACATTGAACTGATAAAACCTTACAATAAGCGGATTAAACaccaaataaaatacaagtatACAACATGCAGTGATTCCCCCACTCCCTTCCCCATCATAATGCTTCAGCTGGGAACTGTCCAGTGTGTCAGTGACTCAATACCAGCGGCCTTGTTCCCTCACGGTCCTGACCGAGCCGGGGCTAACGCACAGGGACAGGTTGAGTCATGTGGCTGGGGATGCTTCGCTGGCGTGTTGCCTGTCTCTTCACCTCACCGCAGTCTCGCGGATGCAGCCTGACAACGGGGCTGCGGAGGCGCTGCAAGTGCCCCTTCCCTTAGCATGACACCAGATGCCAGAGTTCAAGAGCACTGCAGTCGCCCAGGCCAGTCTGTTCTACCCACTGGTGCGGAGCTGCATGTGTGACATCACCGTGAGTTTCTCATCGCTGCTCCAGTAGAGCTCAACCGCCTGGTTCCGCACGTAAAacatcccattcattttctgaatagagattttgattatcagctaTAATAAAACCAAGGTGGACTAAGTTATGACAATGTGAGATAGTGTTAaatgctcctgtagaagccacaaatCTGTATGATATAATTGTCTTTTAAGAAAGATATGGTGTATTCATGATGTCAAGAAGAAACATGACACTACCCACAATCATCAGGTGCAATAGCAACGTCTCAACTGTTTAACACAACCGTGAATATCATGTCGGTTGCGATTGGGTGATTCAATGCTACGTAACGTTTACCACAGAACAACCAGATTATACAGTATCTCAAgagttattttatttgactttgacacGGAAAATTTCAGGCTGTTGTCAAATAGAAAACATTCTTGACTGATGTTTGCAAATACAGAGAGTCAGAGTACTTCTATCTCACATGGAAGAAATATGTGGTGTGACTTAAAGACTTGAATGAATTGTATTTAGCATTTAATGTTGCCGAGCACCTAAGTCCAGGTAAAAAACGTGAAAGGGCTGATTGTGTGGTTTGgccattctgggctactgtagaaacatggtgggGCAACATGGCTGACACTATGGAAGAGGAGTCGCTCCCCAAATTGATAGGGATTCATTTTAGCTAACAGAAACATACTAATTCTAAGTTTCAGCTGATTATACACCAATTAAAATAGAATTATGGAATTACGCCAATAGATGCCCCTGAATCCTACATACTGGTCCTTTAAGTGGGAAGGATCTTTGAGGTTTCgaaacaaaaaatatgtttaggacctctctgctgcatttacATAAACACTAGTTTTACACTCATAAACACAATAGCTAGAATGTGTCTATAAAGAAAACACTGTATTAAATGATAAGCCTCTAAAATGGGCACAACCTGTAATCCTCAGACTGCGTGGATTCTTCCCAGAGGAGCAAACAGTTCACACACAAAACGACattattgaaaatgtgtttggactgtCAGTTATCTGGAGCTGCCGTTGTGTTTGGTGCAAAGCTGCTTGCTTCTGCCCAAACGGTTTTACCTTTGCTTTGGGCGGTGGGCAAGGGGAATGATGAAAAACCACTCAGACAGGAGATTCCGAAATGTTGACACACTGCGGCGCCCGGGGCCGGCTCTCTGAACATGATGGTGAAATTATATAAGTCTTTACCCCCTGCCATCTGAAAATTACTTGCTCTGCTCCCGGAGCGGACCCACAACACGCAATAAAGCAGCGGCGGGTTGTGCCTGCGTCCATGGACTTTTACAAAGTGTAACAAGGCAACTTAAGACTTTCACCTTTCAGCTCATCGCAGAATTAAATCTGAATTAAACCCACTTTATATTCAGACTGAGACTTTGACACCCTTTTGTGCCCTGGAGCGTTCACACTCGCTGGTACAGATATAGTCTCCCCTCCACGCTCTGCATCTGGCCTCTGTCTGTGCCtgagacagagactgagagacGGCCCACTTGGAAATCTCTCCTGAACAGCTGGATGGCCAGGGAAGCATGCTACCCCCTGCAACACGGTGGAggatggttttttttaaaaagcagcctAAGAATAGCATATTCATCATCGTGTGTTCCGTGGGTGGTTGTGCTGCGTACgggctgtttgcatgtgtttaaaaGACCCCCATTGTGTTCGGAGCAGTGGATTTGTGTAATACATATGTATCCAAATGTGTGGCCATGCAAGGTCTGGTTCACCCCCaatccacccacccactcaccgCAGCAGCAGGAGTCACTTTGCATTAATTCCACGGTGGcttgataaaaacaaagagcagaccAGTAGGGGCCAAGTGAGCCACGCAGGCTTAGTGGGCCCTCGGTGCCAGGGTGATGTCACCACGCGTTGCCCGTGGGCCGGAATTTTCATGCCTAAGCTCTGATGTGCACAAGAGCAAGGACATCACCACGGACCATTAATATAAGTTCATCATTATCTTCTCAAGTcttgtcactcacacacaatttCCTGTAGGAGCCGTTTACATGAAGAAATCGTACATGCTGCATTTCATGGCTGCCACTGCAATTCATTATTCGAGGGAATAACTGGGATAATTAGCCAATTAATACAATAGTCgaataattcaatatttttattctttgtgaCACTCACTGGTTCTTTCTGCTCAGATGTGagaatttgattattttcttcataAATCTTCATGAATGACGGTAAACAGAAAATCATTTGGtctaaaataaacatgacagattttGTTCAAACATTAAGTCCCTGTAAAATGtctaatgtttttattgattgagtTTTCAGGCCATATtatttaaacaagaaaaaaattcTGAGATCTCAGAAATAATGTCATTATATTATGAGAATGAGGTCATAGAATTATGAGATTAAAGGCCTAATTGGGAGGaaagtcgtaatattatgagtacaaagttttaatttaatgagaaGAAAGTCATAATATATGGTATTTAATCCATTTTTGTAGACTAAAAATGCCTTATCGGGGGAGCCAGATGTTTGTTCACAGGATTCAGAACGTCTGCTTTGAGGCAACAATCAGAAAAACACACGGACACTATCTGATAGTTGTTCCTTTAAATCAGTGGTGTTTGATCATTTATGTTAAAATTAAGCAGCTCACATTACAAATGTTACAGGCGAGTGtgcactgaaagaaaaacattacagGTTGAGTTATTTACAGAGGACAGCTTCAAGTGTAAGAAAATACTGTGATAAATATAGTCTGTTATCTTGTGTAAAGTCGCTCGGCTCCCATTCAAAATGGATTGTCAAATATCTTCTGTCAATCTTCATTATACATTAACGTCATTAACATACAATCATTACATATTCTGTATCATCACATTCTTCATATTCAgtattttacttattttctgAGAGAGTATTCCATCCAGTTTAAATCATATGATCCTGCacgaaaaaaactaaatgaaagtCGGTGCAGAATgaataaaaactacagaaacatCAGTGACTACAATCTTTTACCTTTTCCATCTTCTCTCAATCAGTTTGTATTTAATCTATGAAATCACCAAGAATGTCTAATTTGAGCAGCTTCAAAAGGCGTAACCATAGGGTGcagtgtataaagatggacttcacctcctcccccaCAAACATTTAACTAAATTAACCCGGTGACAGGTGCCGCCTTCTTTCTTTTGTCGTGGTGCGTAGCCACAGTATCGAGGTGTTGCTGATACACGCTCTCGACCAATagggagtcagtctcagccgtcgATCATCACGTTTCACACGGTTTTTATAGcaacaaataactaaatgaaACCAAACTAACTGAAAAATCCACACTTCAACGAACATCAGTTTGTTAAGacctacctaaaatgacagaaaaaaaaatatttgacatgtactttgactatTTATTTTGACCTACGTTCCATCTGCtagcatggaggaggcagggcttatgtcctatactgcagccaaccaccagagggcgatccaGGTGATTTGGCTTcgcttttggggagctgtcatggcgTCGacctttatataaagtctatagGTGTAACCAAATACAATCTCATCCTTTCTATAATCTATCATAGTTCACGGTTTTACAAATATAAGCTACTTGTGGAACACTGCATTATAATTAAGCTCCAATCTGACGTCACTGTTGAGTGCATCACTGATATAACTGAGCACAGGATGAAAATTGGAGCTTGTACAGTATCACGTTCATGTTTTAGTGTCTCACAGTAAAACCCCACAGAAATTGCACATAGAAACCCTTCACACCAAACAACAATTTGTCATCACATGTTATGTCAACAGTGTGAGTCCGTGTTAATCAGTGCACGTCGCACCACCGAGCTGCAGTGATGGGTGCTGTGAAACTAATCTCACAGTAATTTGCTTCGTTACCTCCGACCTGCCTGCTCCCGGTCACATCCCCGTCTTTGACCACGTCTGGGAGCGAACACTTTTACAGCTCCAATTTCCTCTGTTAGGATAAAAGGATCTTGGCAGCATAGAGCAGAATCCCACTCAGACCAGTGGTGGCAGCGATTGCAATGACCCTCACTAAAAGGAAGTCCATGGAGTCCTCCAGCTTTGTGTGCAGCCGCAGGACCTGCCGGTGGGTGTCCTCCCGGCTGCCCGAGTTCTCGATAACGTGATTGGCCAGACCGCGCTTTTCATTTAGCGGCATCTGGGCGGCCACGCGCTGCTCGGCCTGCTCCTGGGTCAGGCCGTCCCTCTGCATCAGGCGGGACAGCTGAGTGGCAGGGTCACTGAAAAGGAACAGACAAAGGAGGTTATTTACGGTGCAGCCAGGGCGCCTTGTTAAAAAATCCAGAGGCAGTGAGTCATGCTAATAATGTGgcgagagaggaagacaggTAACCGATAACTAATATAAATACAAGAACTGCCCCTAATGGCCAGAGCCTGTCAAAAACAAACCGTCAAATAGTTTAATGATTCAAAATATATATCCTAAAGGTAAAGATCTACAGCGATGAAGGGGGGGGGTGCAGGTTGGGGAAAGATGAGTGATGGTCTTACCAGTAAACCACAACTGTGTGGTTCAAAAACTGAGTGAGACGTCTGGTTTCATAGAGAAGAGGCACGTCCAGCACGACATAACGATAACCTGAGGAGacggaagaagaggaggagcattGAGAAACAGGATTAATTAGTGTCAACACGTAGGTTCTGACATCATTTCCCCCTTTTTGGCAACAGAGTCCGATACCTGGAATTACTTCCTTTAAACAGCTTGAAACGCAAGTCTTGCATACGGTGCATGTTGCTGTTTAACTAAAGTGTGAAATTTGCTGACTACACttccagaaatcacttcttcttcgcACTCTAaaagcaaagaggaagtgatttacGAGAAAAGAATGTTGCAGTTTTTATCTGGTTGAAACTAATACACTTAGAAGACGTGGTATCAGATCAGTACATTGATTCTCATACTCCCCGATGCACGACCCAGTATTTCCGGTCGTATTTGAG
This is a stretch of genomic DNA from Hippoglossus stenolepis isolate QCI-W04-F060 chromosome 21, HSTE1.2, whole genome shotgun sequence. It encodes these proteins:
- the dcakd gene encoding dephospho-CoA kinase domain-containing protein, which translates into the protein MFLVGLTGGISSGKSTVSSMLRELGCPIIDADVVARKVVEPNTRAYSRIVYHFGPEILLENGEIDRQKLGQLIFANEEKRKLLNSITHPEIHKAMLKEILFYFLRGYRYVVLDVPLLYETRRLTQFLNHTVVVYCDPATQLSRLMQRDGLTQEQAEQRVAAQMPLNEKRGLANHVIENSGSREDTHRQVLRLHTKLEDSMDFLLVRVIAIAATTGLSGILLYAAKILLS